One stretch of Halobacillus litoralis DNA includes these proteins:
- a CDS encoding EscU/YscU/HrcU family type III secretion system export apparatus switch protein, protein MNEKRKEAIALTYQSEKAAAPEVVAKGKGIIAENILKAAEEHQIPVQEDATLVELLSELNINEQIPEDLYQVVAEVFAFIYNVDQQDKK, encoded by the coding sequence ATGAATGAAAAAAGAAAAGAAGCCATTGCATTGACCTATCAATCCGAAAAAGCGGCTGCTCCTGAGGTAGTGGCCAAAGGGAAGGGCATCATAGCTGAAAATATCCTAAAAGCCGCAGAGGAGCACCAAATACCCGTACAAGAAGACGCCACGCTCGTCGAATTGCTATCAGAGTTGAACATCAACGAACAAATCCCGGAAGATCTTTACCAAGTCGTCGCTGAAGTTTTCGCCTTCATTTACAACGTTGACCAGCAAGATAAGAAATAA
- the lepB gene encoding signal peptidase I, which produces MKQQWLDWLKAFLIAGVLAVIVRVFLFAPVVVEGPSMLTTLHSGDHLIVSKLNYKIGSPERFDVVVFHATERKDYIKRVIGLPGDHIAYEDDQLYVNGEPVEEPFLNERKQQLSGSRPLTDDFTLENLPGEYEEVPEGQLFVLGDNRNNSTDSRMLGMIDQDQMVGEAVVSYWPLNRIQLVN; this is translated from the coding sequence ATGAAACAACAATGGTTGGACTGGTTGAAAGCATTTCTTATCGCCGGCGTTTTGGCTGTGATCGTAAGAGTGTTCTTGTTTGCACCGGTCGTCGTTGAAGGGCCTTCCATGTTGACCACCTTACATAGCGGGGATCACTTGATTGTCAGTAAGCTCAATTATAAGATTGGATCGCCGGAGCGTTTTGATGTTGTTGTATTTCATGCAACAGAACGTAAAGACTATATTAAACGCGTGATTGGACTTCCTGGAGATCATATTGCCTATGAAGATGATCAACTCTATGTGAATGGAGAACCTGTGGAAGAGCCATTTCTAAATGAAAGAAAACAACAATTAAGCGGAAGCCGGCCTTTGACTGATGACTTCACTTTGGAAAATTTACCAGGTGAGTACGAAGAAGTGCCTGAAGGACAATTGTTCGTACTTGGCGACAACCGCAACAACTCGACAGACAGCCGGATGCTTGGCATGATTGATCAAGACCAGATGGTAGGGGAAGCTGTTGTTTCCTACTGGCCATTAAATCGCATCCAGCTTGTGAATTAG
- the ylqF gene encoding ribosome biogenesis GTPase YlqF yields MTIQWFPGHMAKAKREVAEKLKLVDFVIELVDARAPLSSQNPMLHNTLQEKPKMMVLMKKDLADTQITSEWIEHFKEKGIPAVEIEANHKQDVQKVVQLAKELGKEKMDKLKAKGIRPRASRAMIIGIPNVGKSTLINRLANKKMAKTGDKPGVTTKQQWIKVKKEFELLDTPGILWPKFEEEEVGYRLAAIGTIKDQILPKEDVAAYVLNFLHQSYPDRLEERFSLENVDDMLEAFETIGKKRGCLESGGRINFEKVSDIILQDLRTGKLGMITLERPDS; encoded by the coding sequence ATGACCATTCAATGGTTCCCAGGCCATATGGCCAAAGCAAAAAGGGAAGTCGCTGAGAAGCTTAAGCTCGTGGATTTTGTCATTGAACTCGTTGATGCACGTGCACCACTCTCTTCTCAGAACCCTATGCTTCATAATACTTTACAAGAAAAGCCCAAAATGATGGTGCTGATGAAAAAAGATCTCGCCGACACCCAAATCACCAGTGAATGGATTGAACATTTTAAAGAAAAAGGAATTCCGGCCGTGGAGATTGAAGCGAATCACAAACAGGATGTGCAAAAAGTTGTCCAGCTAGCGAAAGAGTTAGGCAAAGAAAAAATGGACAAACTTAAAGCGAAAGGCATCCGCCCAAGAGCTTCGCGGGCGATGATCATAGGAATCCCGAATGTAGGTAAGTCTACATTGATCAATAGACTCGCTAACAAGAAAATGGCTAAAACAGGGGATAAACCCGGCGTTACTACGAAGCAACAATGGATCAAGGTGAAGAAAGAATTCGAATTGCTTGATACACCTGGGATTCTATGGCCGAAATTTGAGGAAGAGGAAGTGGGGTATCGCTTAGCAGCGATTGGCACGATTAAAGATCAAATCCTTCCTAAAGAAGATGTAGCAGCTTATGTCCTTAATTTCCTCCATCAATCCTACCCGGATCGACTTGAAGAGAGGTTTAGTCTTGAGAATGTGGATGACATGTTGGAGGCTTTTGAGACCATCGGGAAAAAACGAGGTTGCCTCGAAAGTGGAGGCCGCATTAATTTTGAAAAAGTATCTGATATTATTTTGCAAGACTTAAGGACAGGGAAGCTCGGAATGATTACCCTTGAACGCCCTGACTCATAA
- the sucC gene encoding ADP-forming succinate--CoA ligase subunit beta, with product MNIHEYQGKEIMRDFGVSVPNGHVAYTVDEAVEAAKKLGSDVTVVKAQIHAGGRGKAGGVKIAKNLDEVRTYADEILGKTLVTHQTGPEGKEVKRLLIEEGCDIKSEYYVGLVLDRATSRVTMMASEEGGTEIEEVAEKTPEKIFKEVIDPVTGLTPFQARRLAFNINIPKESLGKAVKFMLGLYEVFVQKDCSVAEINPLVTTGDGDVLALDSKLNFDDNALFRQKDIAELRDLEEEDPKEVEASKYDLSYIALDGNIGCMVNGAGLAMATMDTIKHYNGDPANFLDVGGGATTEKVTEAFKIILSDENVKGIFVNIFGGIMKCDVIAEGVVEATKQIGLTLPLVVRLEGTNVDAGKKILDESGLNITSADSMAEGAQKIVELVK from the coding sequence ATGAACATTCACGAGTATCAAGGAAAAGAAATCATGCGTGATTTTGGCGTATCTGTGCCAAATGGACACGTCGCATATACCGTAGATGAAGCTGTCGAAGCAGCGAAGAAATTAGGTAGCGATGTCACAGTTGTCAAAGCGCAGATCCACGCAGGTGGCCGCGGGAAAGCCGGCGGAGTCAAAATTGCTAAAAATCTTGACGAGGTGCGTACATACGCTGACGAAATACTAGGAAAAACTCTTGTAACCCATCAGACTGGACCAGAAGGCAAAGAAGTAAAGCGCTTACTTATCGAAGAAGGTTGCGATATTAAGAGCGAATACTATGTCGGTCTTGTTCTCGATCGCGCGACAAGCCGTGTGACGATGATGGCATCTGAAGAAGGTGGAACTGAGATTGAGGAAGTCGCAGAAAAGACTCCTGAAAAAATCTTCAAAGAAGTCATCGATCCTGTAACAGGTCTCACACCATTCCAGGCGCGTCGACTTGCATTCAATATTAATATTCCGAAAGAATCTTTAGGAAAAGCGGTTAAGTTTATGCTTGGCCTTTATGAAGTTTTTGTACAAAAGGATTGCTCTGTTGCAGAAATCAATCCACTCGTTACAACAGGTGATGGGGACGTACTGGCGCTTGACTCCAAGTTGAACTTTGACGATAACGCCCTTTTCCGTCAAAAAGATATTGCTGAACTTCGTGATCTTGAAGAAGAAGATCCTAAAGAAGTAGAAGCATCTAAATATGATCTTAGTTACATCGCACTCGATGGTAACATCGGCTGTATGGTCAATGGTGCAGGTCTTGCGATGGCTACGATGGACACAATCAAACACTATAATGGAGATCCTGCTAACTTCCTGGATGTCGGAGGCGGCGCTACAACTGAAAAAGTAACCGAAGCTTTCAAGATCATCCTTTCTGATGAAAATGTCAAAGGAATCTTCGTTAACATTTTCGGTGGCATTATGAAGTGTGATGTTATCGCTGAAGGTGTGGTCGAAGCAACGAAACAAATCGGACTCACATTGCCGCTCGTTGTTCGTTTAGAAGGTACGAACGTAGATGCTGGGAAGAAAATTCTTGATGAATCAGGCTTGAACATCACTTCTGCAGATTCTATGGCAGAAGGCGCACAAAAAATCGTTGAACTAGTCAAGTAA
- the rplS gene encoding 50S ribosomal protein L19, which produces MQQLIHDITKEQLRTDHPDFRPGDTVKVHVKVVEGTRERIQVFEGVVIKRQNGGISETFTVRKITYGTGVERTFPVHSPRIAKIERSRRGKVRRAKLYYLRNLRGKAARIKEII; this is translated from the coding sequence ATGCAACAATTGATTCATGACATTACAAAAGAACAACTTCGTACGGATCACCCAGATTTCCGTCCTGGTGATACTGTAAAAGTACACGTGAAAGTTGTCGAAGGCACACGTGAACGTATCCAGGTATTCGAAGGTGTTGTCATCAAGCGTCAGAACGGCGGAATCAGCGAAACATTCACTGTTCGTAAGATTACTTACGGTACAGGTGTTGAGCGTACATTCCCAGTTCATTCTCCACGTATCGCTAAGATTGAGCGTTCTCGTCGTGGTAAAGTACGTCGTGCGAAACTTTACTACTTGCGTAACCTACGCGGTAAAGCTGCACGTATTAAAGAAATTATCTAA
- a CDS encoding ribonuclease HII — translation MTQLTVAQVKEKLNDDELSAHELAVFKEDSRKGVQQLMKRYDKEIKQKQELKRQYEMMMTFEENLFHRGFTDVAGIDEAGRGPIAGPVVAGAVILPRDYYLEGLNDSKKLSLKSREAYFDRIKADADWGIGIVTNEEIDQINIYQATKLAMQRAVENLSGQPEHLLIDAMELDAIRSPQTKLIKGDERSVSIAAASVIAKVTRDRMMAELDEQYPVYQFRNNQGYGTKPHVEALKAYGPSPVHRKTFAPVKDLL, via the coding sequence ATGACCCAATTGACTGTAGCCCAGGTAAAAGAAAAACTGAATGACGATGAATTGAGCGCTCATGAGTTAGCTGTGTTTAAAGAGGATTCCAGAAAAGGTGTCCAACAGCTCATGAAACGTTACGATAAGGAGATCAAGCAAAAACAAGAGCTGAAAAGGCAGTATGAGATGATGATGACGTTTGAAGAAAATCTCTTTCACCGTGGTTTTACCGATGTAGCAGGCATAGACGAAGCTGGGCGAGGGCCGATTGCAGGTCCTGTCGTGGCAGGTGCTGTCATTTTACCTCGTGATTATTACTTAGAAGGACTGAATGATTCGAAGAAACTTTCTTTAAAAAGTCGTGAAGCCTACTTTGATCGGATCAAAGCAGATGCTGACTGGGGTATAGGGATTGTCACAAATGAAGAGATTGATCAAATCAACATCTATCAAGCAACAAAACTTGCCATGCAGAGAGCTGTCGAAAATCTTTCTGGCCAACCGGAGCATTTGCTGATTGATGCGATGGAATTGGACGCGATACGAAGTCCTCAAACAAAACTTATTAAAGGGGACGAGAGAAGTGTTTCAATCGCTGCTGCTAGTGTAATCGCCAAGGTGACGAGGGACCGGATGATGGCAGAATTAGATGAGCAGTATCCGGTTTATCAATTCCGTAATAACCAGGGATATGGAACAAAGCCACACGTGGAAGCATTAAAAGCTTATGGGCCCTCCCCAGTTCATAGAAAAACATTTGCCCCTGTAAAAGATCTGCTTTAA